The Scheffersomyces stipitis CBS 6054 chromosome 5, complete sequence genome contains the following window.
CCCTGGGATGCCCCCAATTTACTGattattttcttcgttttgTTGTGAATATGCTACAGTTGGACTGAGACAGCTGAATTGCATCTAAGAAAGACTTATTCGCATTCCATATTGGGGTGCAGACAATCAGTTTTGGGCAATATTCCTTCCACATACGGAGAACAACCTGCACCTTCTGCATAGTAAACTTGCCGGCGTGTGCGCCACAACTTATTACCACATGTCGTCCTGCCAGTTGCCAGAAGAATTTGCAATAGGTATTTTTTCCGCTGCTTTTTATCTTTGCATTATGGATGGGAATCTACTGTGGGTCTAACTACGGGGCCATTGTTTGCAAATGGGTGAAATGTCTGATGATGCTGTACGACTTTGCATGTGTCGTCTCGAAGTGTGATGTAAGACATTAATAACTAGTACGGCATCAGACGCTACAGCACGGAGCCTGATAGCGGATCCGCAAAGGCTCGATGAGCCTCAACTAAACAGATAGAGCATGCTAGTCTTGACCCTCGCAAACTAAACTAATCTACGGGGATGGGCGACGCGTGAACCGGAATTGGCCCTTATGCCATCCTCTACTCCGACGGCTGCCCCAAAGCACGAGTGGAATTCCAAGCTATCCTAACATATCTTCGGAATGGTTAAGGTGCTGTGTTGCACTGCGGAAGCTGGTTCAAATTTTGGTTaatttcttttccttcCCGCTGAAGAACCCTTCTCAGTTGAGCTAAATTGAATACAATTTAAATTACAGCAACAATGGATGAGCACACAGTGCATGTACAATATTTTTGCAGGGAGAATCCTATGAGGCCTACGAGCATGGAGCAATAATACCCCTAATCGGTCCCACGACCCGCCCGTGTTCAGCTCCATTATTAATAAATTAATATTTTCTCATTATGTCTAATTATACATCCTTTTGAGTAAATAGAGTCGCTTGCCAATCCTCTCCAGAGCCGATAGAACACTTTGATGTGGCCCTTGTCACATTGTTGCTGCCTCTAAACTTAGTTTTAAAGTTAGTCACCTATGGCCCCTAACTGTGTCGGCAATGTCTTGGTACCTCTATCTGTACTGACATGTTGTTCCAAGAGAAACAGCCAGCCTGTATAGGCAAGATTGACTGCGAGAGGGGCAGTAGGTACACAAATTTTATTATCCAGCTCGAGAACACATTTAAGGTTTTCATCTCTAGCCAAGAGTGAGTATCGAGCCAGCCTTGGAACTCCTCTTAACGACGCCAGTGAAACACACTTGGTTGCAATTCCATGTGAGCTCGAGTCTACTGCCCTCATTTGGAGTGCGAATACATATAGGAAAACTGATAAACATCCTCGTTGCTGGCTGTATACATTCTGTTTATGTTTCGTCAATTTTGGCTTTCTCTATAAAACAGTAGCGACATATAAACTTTATACTTGTGAAATTAAACTGTGGGTCGTATCGTGGTCGTTTCATTAAAATGGGAGCGGTATCTACCAGCATTCATATCCTCCGTCCACAACCAAATTGTGGCCCGTAGTGTAGGAAGAAGCAGTCTCGCTTGCCAAGTATAAGATGGACCCCACGAATTCCTTGGGTTCGGCCATTCTCTTCATGGGGATCTTGGATTCCCAGGCTTCCTTCATCTCTGTGTGGCCAGAAATCACGTTTCTGGTTAAAGGAGTCAAAATATAGCCTGGTGATAAGGTGTTGACTCTGATGTTGTACTTGGCCCATTCGCAGGCCAACGATCTGACCAAGTGGATCACTCCAGCCTTGGACATGTTGTACATACATTGGGGTTGTGGGTCGTTGACAATTGTTCCAGACATTGAGCCAATCAAGATGATAGAGCCTCTCAAGTTGTTCTGGATCAATGGTCTAGCGAACGATTGCGAAACGTAGAATGAGCCCAAACCGTTCACCTTCATGATGCTTTCAGCGTTAGTAGCCGGGTACGTTTCGGCAGGGAAGTTTTCACAGTATCCAGCGGTGTTAATCAACAAGTCAGCGATCTTGCCGTGGTGTTCGTTGATGGAGCTGAAAGTAGCGTCTACTGCCTCAGCATCCCCAATGTTGCAGGACCAGGCGGAAACTTGGCCGATGGCTGAAGCGTGTTCACCCTTCAACGTCTCTTCACCCCAGCCCAAAACTTCTTTGGCAGCGGACTTGgttctttccaagttcatgTCAATGAGAGCAACATCAGCGCCCTGGGCCAACAAGGCACGCGAAATGACTGCGGCCAAACCACCAGAACCTCCGGTAATAATAGCCAATCTTCCGTCCAATCTGAAGTTGGGAACAACGTTAGCGTATGAGTAGTCCATTGTAGTATATGTAGTGTGTAGTGGCTGTATTTGGTGGAAACTATTAGTAATTCACTAGTAGTAGTTTGTGCAATATTTGTTTATATCAGTACGAAGTATGGAAGACTCAGTCTAAAAAATACTTGAGCGCGGGCAAATAATGCAAGGAAATCAGGAGCTTGTGCTATTGGGATTCTCTATTCTATGATTTGTACCAATCTATAGAAATTATATCGTTGGAGAATATATCTATGAACTTCTCTCAATTACAAAGAAAAACCCCGGATTTATATATAGCTATTCTCAGGCGGTCATCGTGAAAAAAAGATGATTCAAACGTTTTTTCTCCGGTTGTGACCCcgaaaaaaagaaaaggcaccagaaaaaaaattctCGGAACATAAGTGTCTGATAATGCATGGATTCCGAGCATCGAATCTTTTCCAGAGTCACAGCCTAAACACTCCATGGCTGCACATGTTAACACCAATGATGGAAAAAAAACTTCTGCCGTCTGTCTATTACGAAAATAAAAGCGTAATTGAAGCTAATATCTCTCTTTATCTGATTTAAGCTGCTCTGAACCAGACAATCATAAGCTTTATCTCAATTCAAATAAACGTGCGTTCTGGTCCGATTTTTAAATTATCGCAACCGCCGAGAGTGGAACCACCCTTATCGATTCCCGGTAAATACTCGAATTCAAATTAACAGTCTCCAATTGTGTGAATCCCTGGCGGTTGAGCATTAATCCATAGCCCGGAAACACCGATAACTAGACCAATTGTTGAGTAAAATGACCATTATCTtggaatttgcaattgcGAAAACATTTTTTTCTACTCGCCCGCCCCACAAAGACAATGAGCcgtctttttcttttagTCATTGTCTAGGTCGGCTCCAAATGTGCTTTTAGATCTGCTTTTGCTATGTAATTACTATATTTAGAGAAAAGACACTTATTGTCTCTCCACTCAAAACTATCAATTTTTGGAGGGGCTTTATGTAGTTCCAGTTTAGTGGACCGGTACGATGCTGGTTCATTAGATTTGAAGTCTCTATGTCGTGTATTAATTTTATAATGCTACTTGCTCCGTCGTTTCTAagaatttcttttctgtaaCCTCTCAAGATTCCTTGCATCTCTTTTCGCCTGGTCTCTATCCATTCTCCTGTTAGCCCATAGTCTCAATCTTTCTCCATACATTAAACAAAAGATAGGGAATGGCAAGCCCAAGGCCAAGGCAATGAAAGCACAAAGGGTATTCCCCCATCCGTAGTGTAGCCTATCGTACAACTTCTGGGCAaacaatggaaatgaaaaCCCAAACAACGAACGAAACACAGCTGCTGCTGCAACAGAACTGGCTGCAAACCGATTGTTCATATCAATCAAGTAGTTCTGGATAGTTTGGAATACAGCAATTATGGAAAATGCGAATATGCCCATCCCAATCAGTGGCATAATCCAATGAAGTTTATTTTGGACAGACCATCCATACCAAATTAGGCCAACCGGCACCCCAATCCCACTGAAACAGAGACATGGCAACCTGTACTCTGGCTTTGCAACACCACCGTTTTTGGCTATCAACCTATAGTATATCTTGTCTATCATTAAAGACCAAAATATCACTCCTAGAGTAAATCCGATTCCCAATGGAATAAACATGAGACCGGCAACCTCAACTGAGAACCCGTAGGATACACCAAAAACATCCGGAAATGTCACGATCATAAGATACATGAAACCATATACGAAAGCCATGAACGAACCTAAACCAATGACCATGGGATGGGTGaacaacaatttcaatGGTCTACTCATGGTTACAGCAACTTTCTCCCACATTCTCTGACCATCAGCGATTTCGAAAATAGTGTGTAGATGTTCATTGCCAGTTTCCTTTCTCAATTTAATAGCCTTCTTTCTTAACAACTTCGGCGAATAAGTTTCCTTAAAAAAGATTGTTCCAAATACGGCAACAGCTCCATTAAACATGGCAAGAACATAGAAGACCCATGGCCACTCTTTATGAGAAATTATAAACCCTCCAATAATTGGAGCAATTACCGGTCCAAGCGAAGGGCACATCCCGTAAATGGCCATGGCTATTTGCCTCTCGTCGTCACTGAAGAGATCTGCAAGAGTACCAGCTCCAACATTCAAAGCTGCACATCCTCCAAGACCGCCGAGAAATCTGAAGATACACAATTGTGCGGTAGTCTTTGCAAATGCACACGCTAAGTTGAAAATAAAGATTAACCAAATGGAAACATTGAGCACAGTTCTTCTACCAAAACGATCACTTTCTGAAAGTGGAGCAATTAACAACGGTCCAAGAGCCCAAGCTAGCACCATGACAGAAACAGTGAAAGATACTATAAAATCACCTTCCATATGTAATTCTTCTGCGATTTTAGTCATTGCTGGTGATAGCATAGTGGACGACATGGGTGAGATCAAGGTATACAACCCTACTATAAAGAGTTGGAACATCTTTTCTGGTCGAGACCAATTACGAGGGTACATAGGGTCTTCCTTTCCCTCCCAAGTGACTAATTCTGGATCTATAGAATTGAACTCTCCACCAAAGTCCTTTACAGGCACTGCAATATCTGGTGTTTTCTCGTAgaagttctcaatttcCGTATCTATTTTAgcttcaacatcttcaatgcGATAGGGCGAATGCATCTCGTGCTGTACAGTTTGAACACGAGCTGTTAGAGTAGTCAAGATGGTCGACCTACTTTTCGTTCTCTCCAAATCGATATGCTCTTCGTCCATATCGCCATATATATCACGAACAGTATAACGACTGGTTTGCCTAGACAAGCCGGACTCATGGGACCTTAAAGATGACACCCTCGACAACGGTCTTGCTGCAAGAGATTCATGGTGAGCCAAGCGATGCTTGTCTGGTGTTAGAAAGTTTTCAGAACTACTGGTTGAAGTTTCGTCCTTCCCCAGGTCCACCAGTTTGGTCGGAACAGTAACATCAAACTTCGAGAATTCCGACTTTTTGTAACTCTTCTTGTCCAATGGCATATTCTATAAATGTCCTTTATTAGGAAATACAACTTATGAGAGCAAGAGACGGTAGTGGATTAGTCCATCACCACGTAGTTGTGGACTGTTAATTCACAATTTTCAGTTCTCAGGAGATGTCCAACATAAGCCGCATTTCCCCAGTATCGGATCTGCAAATTTCTCAAAAGAATCAAATCCTCGGAATTATAGTTTTTCTTGGATATTATTCCGCTTATCCAGCCGCGCAATTGAAAGCGGAGATTAACAGCTGACTAATTCCAAATTCTCCTTTGAACTAACAGGTAGTTAAATACGCCGACACTAGAAGAAACTCTTAACGAACTGGAAGGTCTTAAAAACTGCTTATGAGGAAGGTTAGAAAAAAAAGCTGTTCGTGGACAAGCAGCAAGATTATTTTTTAACAAAAGTTTTTAGCAGGTACTATAACAATTTAGTCATTTCTATCAAAACTTAAAACCTATACTTCCGTTAAGACAAAAAGAAATGATTAGAATAATTTTCAATCTATCTTCTCTAGAGTGTTCTGTAGTTGTAGTCTTGCCAAATTTCTAGCATCTCTACGTGCCTGTTCGGCATTCATTCTCTGATTTGCCCATTTCCGCAACCTCTCACCATACATCAAACAGAAAATCGGAAACGGCAAACCCAAGGCTAGACCTATTAGGGCACACACTGTATTGCCCCAACCGTAGTCTAGCCGATCATACATAGTATGGGCAAATAGTGGGAAGGCAAACCCAAAGAAGGAGCGATAAACGGCAGCGGCTGCAACCGAACTGGCTGCAAACCTATTATTCATATCTATCAAGTAATTTTGAATCGTCTGGAATACGGCAATGAACGAAAATGAGAAAATAGCCATTCCGATCAGCGGCATTATCCAATGTAGCCTCTTTTCTACAGACCATCCGTACCATACCAACCCAGCAGGAATGCCAATTCCTGAAAAGCAAAGACACGGCAACCGATATTCAGGCTTCGGAACACCGCCATTTCTTTCTGTCAACTTGTTATACACTTTGTCAATCATTATGGTCCAAAATATAGTTCCAATGATGTATCCAATACCCAATGGTAAGTACATTAAGCCTGAAATACTGATAGAGAAACCATACGAGCCGCGGAAAACCTGAGGAAATGTGACTATCATGAGGTACATGAACCCATAAACGAATGCCATAAAGGACCCCAAGCCAATCACCATAGGATGTGTACACAATAGTTTTACTGGTCTTTTAACAGTAACCATGATCCTTTCCCACTGAGTCTCACCATCAGCAATCTCGTATATAGTATGCAAATGCAGATTTCCAGTTTCAGTTCTTAAGAAATTAGCTTTCATTCTCAAGAGACGAGGTGAGTATGTTTCTCTAAAAAACAATGTCCCAAAAATGGCAACAGCGGCATTGAATATAGCCAAAACATAGAACACCCAGTGCCATGATTTGTGAGAAATTATGAAACTGGAAATAATGGGAGATAGAACAGGTCCAAGTGTAGGGCAAATAGAGTAAGCTGCCATTGCTGCTTGTCTATCATTGTCGCTAAAGAGGTCTGCCAAAGTACCTGCTCCCACATTAAGGGCAGCACAACCTCCAAGGCCTCCCAAGAAACGAAATATGCACAATTGAGTAGTGGACTTCGCAAAACCACAGGCTAGGTTGAAAACGAAGTTGatccaaattgaaatgtTTAACACTGGTCTTCTGCCTACACGGTCACTTTCAGATATTGGTGCTATCAACAAGGGCCCAATAGCCCATGCTAATACCATTatagaaacagaaaatgaCTGAATGAACTGGTTATTCATGTGAAGatctttggcaatttcGTTCATGGCTGGAGAAAGCATTGAAGACGACATAGGAGAGATCAAGGTATAGAGAGAAACAATGAGCAATTGAAATAGCTTACGAGACCTGCTCCAGTTTCTGGGATAATCAGGGTCTTCCTCGCCATCCCATGTTACCAATTCAGGGTCTATGCCACTGAACTCACCTCCAAAATCCTTCGCAGGGACAGAAACATCGGGAATTTTCTCGTACTCCAATTTCTGAGAATTGCCATAGATATCAAGATTGGAGTTAGAGTCTGCTGGCTGATGCTGACTGTTAACTCTCTGTGAAAGAGAATGCAAaattgttgttcttgtggCTGTTCTTCTGATAGAAATTTCGTTTGAGTCCATGTCTCCATAGATATCCTTTGCAGTATAAGTAGATGATAGCCTAGATAACTTATGCCCCAAAGGA
Protein-coding sequences here:
- the MDR19 gene encoding spermidine exporter, MDR-type pump (spermidine exporter, MDR-type pump (TPO3)~go_component integral to membrane~go_function transporter activity~go_process transport); translated protein: SRQTSRYTVRDIYGDMDEEHIDLERTKSRSTILTTLTARVQTVQHEMHSPYRIEDVEAKIDTEIENFYEKTPDIAVPVKDFGGEFNSIDPELVTWEGKEDPMYPRNWSRPEKMFQLFIVGLYTLISPMSSTMLSPAMTKIAEELHMEGDFIVSFTVSVMVLAWALGPLLIAPLSESDRFGRRTVLNVSIWLIFIFNLACAFAKTTAQLCIFRFLGGLGGCAALNVGAGTLADLFSDDERQIAMAIYGMCPSLGPVIAPIIGGFIISHKEWPWVFYVLAMFNGAVAVFGTIFFKETYSPKLLRKKAIKLRKETGNEHLHTIFEIADGQRMWEKVAVTMSRPLKLLFTHPMVIGLGSFMAFVYGFMYLMIVTFPDVFGVSYGFSVEVAGLMFIPLGIGFTLGVIFWSLMIDKIYYRLIAKNGGVAKPEYRLPCLCFSGIGVPVGLIWYGWSVQNKLHWIMPSIGMGIFAFSIIAVFQTIQNYLIDMNNRFAASSVAAAAVFRSLFGFSFPLFAQKLYDRLHYGWGNTLCAFIALALGLPFPIFCLMYGERLRLWANRRMDRDQAKRDARNLERLQKRNS
- the MDR14 gene encoding multidrug resistance protein 4 (Synaptic vesicle transporter SVOP~go_component integral to membrane~go_function transporter activity~go_process transport); this translates as HKLSRLSSTYTAKDIYGDMDSNEISIRRTATRTTILHSLSQRVNSQHQPADSNSNLDIYGNSQKLEYEKIPDVSVPAKDFGGEFSGIDPELVTWDGEEDPDYPRNWSRSRKLFQLLIVSLYTLISPMSSSMLSPAMNEIAKDLHMNNQFIQSFSVSIMVLAWAIGPLLIAPISESDRVGRRPVLNISIWINFVFNLACGFAKSTTQLCIFRFLGGLGGCAALNVGAGTLADLFSDNDRQAAMAAYSICPTLGPVLSPIISSFIISHKSWHWVFYVLAIFNAAVAIFGTLFFRETYSPRLLRMKANFLRTETGNSHLHTIYEIADGETQWERIMVTVKRPVKLLCTHPMVIGLGSFMAFVYGFMYLMIVTFPQVFRGSYGFSISISGLMYLPLGIGYIIGTIFWTIMIDKVYNKLTERNGGVPKPEYRLPCLCFSGIGIPAGLVWYGWSVEKRLHWIMPSIGMAIFSFSFIAVFQTIQNYLIDMNNRFAASSVAAAAVYRSFFGFAFPLFAHTMYDRLDYGWGNTVCALIGLALGLPFPIFCLMYGERLRKWANQRMNAEQARRDARNLARLQLQNTLEKID
- the ARD2 gene encoding D-arabinitol 2-dehydrogenase [ribulose forming] (ARDH) (D-arabinitol 2-dehydrogenase [ribulose forming] (ARDH) [EC:1.1.1.184] [KO:K00079]~go_function D-arabinitol 2-dehydrogenase activity~go_process metabolism) — protein: MDYSYANVVPNFRLDGRLAIITGGSGGLAAVISRALLAQGADVALIDMNLERTKSAAKEVLGWGEETLKGEHASAIGQVSAWSCNIGDAEAVDATFSSINEHHGKIADLLINTAGYCENFPAETYPATNAESIMKVNGLGSFYVSQSFARPLIQNNLRGSIILIGSMSGTIVNDPQPQCMYNMSKAGVIHLVRSLACEWAKYNIRVNTLSPGYILTPLTRNVISGHTEMKEAWESKIPMKRMAEPKEFVGSILYLASETASSYTTGHNLVVDGGYECW